GCCGCGATCATCGGCGCAGGCACGGTGTTGTCCACCGACGATGTGGGTCGTGTACGTGATGCAGGCGGCGAATTGATCGTGTCGCCCAACTGTGACCAACGCGTGATCATGGCGACCAAAGCGGCAGGCATGGCAAGCTGGCCCGGCGTGATGACACCCACCGAATGTTTCGCGGCGTTGAAGGCCGGTGCTGATGGTCTCAAGATTTTTCCAGCAAGCCTGCTCGGCCCTGACGGCATCAAAGCAATCCGTGCGGTGTTGCCGACAGGTACCCAAGTCTACGCGGTTGGCGGTGCTGGCGCAGATAACTTCCGTTTGTGGATGGATGCGTCCGCCGACGGCTTTGGCATTGGGTCAGCATTGTTCAAACCCGGTTTCTCTGTTGCTGATGTCGCTGAGCGGGCGAAAGGCATGGTCGCGGCTTACAAGGCTGCCAAATGATTATCGACGATACACCATGCGCTTTGGGCGAAGGTCCTATCTGGCATCCCGAACGCCAGCAGTTCTTCTGGTTCGACATCCTGAACAAGCGGCTGCACACAGTGGGCAAATACTGGGAATTCGACGAATACGTGTCTGCCGCAGGCTGGGTCGATCACGATACGTTCCTGATCGCATCCGCCACGCAGTTGTTCACCTTCGACCTTGAAACCGAAGAAGAAACCTACGTCTGCGGTCTGGAAAGCGATAACGAAGTGACCCGTTCCAACGACGGCCGCGCTGATCCGCAAGGCGGGTTCTGGATCGGTACCATGGGCTTTAACGCTGAAGAAAAAGCAGGGGCGATCTACCGTTACTACCGCGGTGAACTGCGCCGTTTGTTTGATAACGTGACGATCACCAATGCCATTTGCTTCGCACCTTGTGGGACCATCGCGTACTATACCGACACAACCGTTGGAAAACTGATGGCGACAGATCTTGATGCGGATGGCTGGCCGTCCGGCAAACCGCGCCTGATCGTTGATCTTAGCGACGAGGATTTCGGCATCGACGGTGCCGTTGTGGACGCCGATGGCAACATCTGGAATGCGCAATGGGGTGCATCGCGCGTGGCACAATACGCGCCAGACGGCACATTCCTGCAAGCGGTTACGTTCCCCGCCAGCCAGACATCCTGCCCCGCGTTCGGCGGCACGGACCTGAAAACGCTCTACTGTACATCCGCGACGCAAGGCATGACCGCGCCCGCTATTGATGATGGCAAAACATTTGCCACCCCCACCACAACCATTGGCCAGGCAGAGCACCGCGTGATCCTCTGATCGCGGCCCTCTGTTTCATCTGTCCAAAACAACTCAAAAGGCACCGCCATGAACCGCACGCTCGGCGTTTGTTATTATCCTGAACATTGGCCAGAGGACCGTTGGGAAACCGACGCCGCCCAGATGGTCGCTAACGGCCTGACATGGGTTCGGATCGGCGAATTCGCTTGGTCCTTGATGGAACCCACTCCTGGCACCTACGACTGGGGCTGGTTGGACCG
The Rhodobacteraceae bacterium S2214 genome window above contains:
- a CDS encoding 2-dehydro-3-deoxy-6-phosphogalactonate aldolase; this translates as MSHLPLIAILRGVTTEEAPAMATALVDAGITQIEVPLNSPTPFDSITAMKNAVGDAAIIGAGTVLSTDDVGRVRDAGGELIVSPNCDQRVIMATKAAGMASWPGVMTPTECFAALKAGADGLKIFPASLLGPDGIKAIRAVLPTGTQVYAVGGAGADNFRLWMDASADGFGIGSALFKPGFSVADVAERAKGMVAAYKAAK
- a CDS encoding SMP-30/gluconolactonase/LRE family protein; translation: MIIDDTPCALGEGPIWHPERQQFFWFDILNKRLHTVGKYWEFDEYVSAAGWVDHDTFLIASATQLFTFDLETEEETYVCGLESDNEVTRSNDGRADPQGGFWIGTMGFNAEEKAGAIYRYYRGELRRLFDNVTITNAICFAPCGTIAYYTDTTVGKLMATDLDADGWPSGKPRLIVDLSDEDFGIDGAVVDADGNIWNAQWGASRVAQYAPDGTFLQAVTFPASQTSCPAFGGTDLKTLYCTSATQGMTAPAIDDGKTFATPTTTIGQAEHRVIL